In Bacteroidota bacterium, one genomic interval encodes:
- a CDS encoding metalloregulator ArsR/SmtB family transcription factor, translated as MNTPEDYIVKVAKALSDKTRVKILQEIAKCGSVSCADAENLAGLSQPTVSHHLKVLANAGLVVTEKKGRHVNIKINKAVLNEFAELVALSGKK; from the coding sequence ATGAACACCCCGGAAGATTATATTGTTAAAGTAGCAAAGGCGCTCTCGGATAAGACGAGGGTGAAAATACTCCAGGAAATAGCAAAATGCGGGAGCGTTTCCTGCGCTGATGCCGAAAACCTCGCAGGTCTTTCGCAGCCGACAGTGTCGCATCATCTGAAGGTGCTGGCAAATGCGGGGCTGGTGGTTACGGAGAAGAAAGGCAGGCATGTAAACATTAAGATCAACAAAGCGGTGCTGAATGAGTTCGCTGAGCTGGTTGCGCTTTCGGGAAAGAAGTGA
- a CDS encoding DUF2723 domain-containing protein: MSDKVINRAVALGVFLVTAVVYLKTLSTTVVFWDVGEFCAAARLLEVPHPPGAPLFVFIARIASLIPYRDDIAARMHAVSAIGSALGIMFLYLVAVRFIEMFRGATQSLTDRIVVYGASAIGAFALAFSTTYWDNSIEAEVYGMGMFFVSFCLWLALRWWDHADEPHNEKYLLMIAYMLGLSTGIHILALLATIPILMMVYFRKYEYSRKGFFQFGLAAIAIFFVIYPGIVQFLPGLLDGDFKGTQSEFFPFIPPLCVAAAAYGAYRSYKTHHKMVHIGCLSFLLIVVGYTTYTQVIIRSNVDNLPMKENNPNNLSRLTSYLTREQYGDTPLLKGQSWDNETQTYVEKVFPRRYSQEAMHEPTRVNYTSDGDFLWRYQINHMFVRYVLWNFVGTEGDWQDAGVSWKESFGIPLFAALLGLWFHFRKDWKMASVLMAMFIIMGIVLDLYQNQQDPQPRERDYFYVGAYYVFCVWIAIGIVGLFDAFRKGLQPKLVQWAAVALVAVFALTVPVSLARSNWREHDRSQNYIAWDYSYNLLQSCPQDAILFTNGDNDTFPLWYLQDVEGVRRDVRTVNLSLVNTQWYIHLLKNDTPFGGKKVALSLTDDQIERIGPVRWTPRKVDVPVPKRVAERFGSSDSTVLNQGKISWTMNGQPYQQDIRYLRVQDIMVRDIIQSNHWERPIHFAVTCAPDSKIGLDPYLWMEGLTLELRPMSFATQEGGNDMKMMEANFLARDVKASKTEQHGYLYRNLNNPDVYYDENVQRMVMNYRAGFMRISDYYNRTANDKRKARDVMARMEDVVPISVIPMQDWRYTFYVARLFNDLGEKDRFDAYAKNVEAKCEELIASGQYDQSDGSSNPYLILSELYGMRKEYPKAIDMLNNLAVQYPDQTGWIKNQINMYDKLQKGGAAPDSTRPQ; encoded by the coding sequence ATGTCGGATAAAGTGATAAACCGCGCAGTTGCGCTCGGAGTATTTCTCGTCACGGCGGTGGTCTACCTGAAGACCCTCTCCACCACGGTCGTGTTCTGGGATGTGGGCGAATTTTGCGCGGCCGCGAGGCTGCTCGAAGTGCCGCACCCGCCCGGCGCCCCCCTCTTTGTTTTCATCGCACGCATCGCCTCGCTCATCCCGTACCGCGACGATATCGCTGCCCGCATGCACGCCGTTTCCGCGATCGGAAGCGCGCTCGGCATCATGTTCCTCTACCTGGTTGCCGTGAGATTCATCGAGATGTTCCGCGGTGCGACGCAGAGCCTCACCGACAGGATCGTCGTCTACGGCGCTTCCGCCATCGGCGCCTTCGCGCTTGCCTTCTCGACGACCTACTGGGATAATTCGATCGAGGCGGAGGTGTACGGGATGGGAATGTTCTTCGTTTCCTTCTGCCTCTGGCTGGCGCTCCGGTGGTGGGATCATGCCGACGAGCCGCACAATGAGAAATACCTCCTCATGATCGCCTACATGCTCGGCCTCTCGACCGGCATCCACATCCTGGCGCTGCTCGCCACGATCCCGATCCTGATGATGGTCTATTTCCGCAAATATGAATACAGCCGCAAGGGCTTTTTCCAGTTCGGGCTCGCCGCAATCGCGATTTTCTTCGTGATCTACCCAGGGATCGTCCAGTTCCTTCCCGGGCTGCTCGACGGCGACTTTAAGGGGACGCAGAGCGAATTCTTTCCGTTCATCCCGCCGCTCTGCGTGGCCGCGGCGGCGTACGGAGCGTACCGGTCGTACAAGACGCACCATAAGATGGTCCATATCGGTTGTCTCTCGTTTCTCCTGATCGTGGTCGGATACACGACCTACACCCAGGTCATCATCCGGTCGAACGTCGACAACCTTCCGATGAAGGAGAACAACCCGAACAACCTCTCGCGGCTGACGAGCTATCTCACGCGCGAGCAGTACGGCGATACGCCTCTCCTGAAGGGCCAGAGCTGGGACAACGAGACGCAGACGTACGTGGAGAAGGTCTTCCCGCGGCGGTATTCGCAGGAAGCGATGCACGAGCCGACGCGCGTGAATTACACGAGCGACGGAGACTTTCTCTGGCGCTATCAGATCAACCACATGTTCGTCCGCTACGTGCTCTGGAATTTCGTGGGGACCGAAGGGGACTGGCAGGACGCCGGTGTCAGCTGGAAGGAGTCGTTCGGGATCCCGCTCTTTGCCGCCTTGCTCGGGCTCTGGTTCCATTTCCGGAAGGATTGGAAGATGGCCTCGGTGCTGATGGCGATGTTCATCATCATGGGTATCGTGCTCGACCTCTATCAGAACCAGCAGGATCCCCAGCCGCGCGAGCGCGACTATTTTTATGTCGGCGCCTATTACGTGTTCTGCGTCTGGATCGCGATCGGAATCGTCGGCCTCTTCGACGCGTTCCGCAAAGGGTTGCAGCCGAAACTCGTGCAGTGGGCGGCCGTCGCTCTGGTGGCGGTCTTCGCATTGACGGTGCCGGTCAGCCTCGCCCGCAGCAACTGGCGCGAGCACGACCGGAGCCAGAATTACATCGCCTGGGACTATTCGTACAACCTGCTGCAGAGCTGCCCCCAGGACGCGATCCTCTTCACGAACGGGGACAACGACACGTTTCCTCTCTGGTACCTCCAGGATGTCGAGGGCGTCCGCCGGGACGTCCGCACCGTGAATCTGAGCCTCGTAAACACGCAGTGGTACATCCACCTGTTAAAAAATGACACGCCGTTCGGCGGTAAGAAGGTGGCGCTCTCGCTCACCGACGACCAGATCGAAAGGATCGGACCCGTCCGGTGGACTCCGCGAAAAGTGGACGTCCCCGTGCCGAAGCGCGTGGCCGAGCGGTTCGGATCGTCCGATTCGACGGTGTTGAACCAGGGCAAGATTTCCTGGACCATGAACGGCCAGCCCTACCAGCAGGACATCCGGTATCTCCGCGTGCAGGATATCATGGTGCGCGACATCATCCAGTCCAACCACTGGGAACGCCCGATTCACTTCGCCGTCACCTGCGCGCCCGATTCGAAAATCGGGCTTGATCCCTACCTCTGGATGGAAGGACTGACGCTCGAGCTGAGGCCGATGAGCTTCGCCACGCAGGAAGGCGGGAACGACATGAAAATGATGGAGGCGAATTTTCTCGCGAGGGATGTGAAGGCCTCCAAGACCGAGCAGCACGGATACCTGTACAGGAACCTGAACAACCCCGACGTCTACTACGACGAGAACGTCCAGCGCATGGTGATGAACTACCGGGCGGGGTTCATGCGGATTAGCGATTATTACAACCGCACAGCCAATGACAAGCGGAAAGCCCGGGACGTCATGGCCCGCATGGAAGACGTGGTCCCGATCAGCGTGATTCCGATGCAGGACTGGCGCTACACCTTCTATGTCGCCCGCCTGTTCAACGACCTGGGCGAGAAGGACCGTTTCGACGCCTACGCGAAGAACGTCGAGGCGAAGTGCGAGGAGCTCATCGCCTCCGGGCAGTACGACCAGTCGGACGGATCGAGCAACCCGTATCTCATCCTTTCGGAGCTCTACGGGATGCGCAAGGAGTATCCGAAGGCGATCGACATGCTGAACAACCTGGCCGTGCAGTACCCCGATCAGACGGGATGGATCAAGAACCAGATCAACATGTACGACAAGCTGCAGAAGGGTGGCGCCGCTCCCGACTCGACCCGACCGCAATAA
- a CDS encoding glycosyltransferase family 4 protein, with protein MHVCLATYHSVMMLKGGPRTQILQMKSCLERRGVEVSLFNSWEEIQKEDVDLIHIFGANLGTYHFAREVHKLGIPTVVTPIFFTRHSWPFVRSIVGMHGMIRNLARGTWTDYGIASEICSWAAAVLPNTQREAELVEHGLGVPGEKIEVIPNGVEQRFHEADPGPFREKYGIRDFVLNVGHIGPPRKNVLRLIRALEDVNVPAVIIGRIEQNEYGLKCLERAKQNPRLVIIDALPNESDLLASAYAACDVFVLPSLFETPGIAALEAGLAGAKIAITKYGGTEDYFGPYAEYIEPTSVELIHHAIISSLNKQKDPALRERIRTKYLWDRVAELTREIYARLI; from the coding sequence ATGCACGTTTGCCTCGCGACATATCACTCCGTCATGATGCTGAAGGGCGGGCCACGGACGCAGATCCTCCAGATGAAGAGCTGCCTTGAGCGGCGCGGCGTGGAGGTCAGCCTCTTCAATTCATGGGAGGAGATCCAGAAGGAGGATGTCGATCTGATCCACATCTTCGGAGCCAACCTCGGCACCTATCACTTTGCCCGCGAGGTTCACAAGCTGGGAATTCCGACCGTGGTCACGCCGATCTTCTTCACCCGCCATTCGTGGCCGTTCGTCCGATCGATCGTCGGGATGCACGGGATGATTCGCAACCTCGCGCGCGGGACCTGGACCGATTACGGCATCGCCTCGGAAATCTGTTCGTGGGCCGCAGCCGTGCTGCCGAATACGCAGCGAGAGGCGGAGTTGGTGGAGCACGGACTGGGCGTCCCAGGGGAGAAAATCGAAGTCATTCCGAACGGCGTGGAGCAGAGGTTTCATGAGGCCGACCCGGGGCCGTTCCGGGAGAAATACGGGATCCGGGATTTTGTGTTGAACGTCGGGCACATCGGGCCTCCCCGCAAGAACGTGTTGCGGCTCATCCGGGCGCTCGAAGACGTGAACGTCCCCGCCGTGATCATCGGCAGGATCGAACAGAACGAATACGGGTTAAAGTGTCTGGAGCGCGCAAAACAGAATCCGCGCCTTGTTATTATTGACGCTCTTCCGAACGAATCGGATCTTCTCGCCTCCGCGTACGCGGCGTGCGACGTCTTCGTGCTTCCGTCGCTCTTTGAAACTCCGGGAATCGCCGCGCTCGAGGCGGGGCTCGCCGGTGCGAAGATCGCGATCACGAAGTACGGCGGGACGGAGGATTATTTCGGGCCGTACGCGGAATACATCGAACCCACCTCCGTGGAGCTGATCCACCACGCGATAATCTCTTCCTTGAACAAGCAGAAGGATCCCGCTCTGAGGGAGCGTATCCGGACGAAATACCTCTGGGACAGGGTGGCAGAGCTCACCAGGGAGATCTATGCCCGCCTCATCTGA
- a CDS encoding glycosyltransferase family 4 protein: protein MKILIFNWQDIRNPLAGGAEVHLHEIFSRVAGMGHEVTLFCSSFEGAPKEETIGGIRVVREGGRYLFNFLVPLRYRQRFRREGYDVVIDDLNKIPFLTPLYVREPLALIVHHLFDTVIFREAIFPLALYVYLAERAGVALYRRSRIPVFAVSPSTKEVLLNRGFGASGLEIVPNCVDHGRFRPTGVQRSGTPLIGYMGRLKKYKSVDHLLRAFAILLRGMPDAKLVVIGEGDDRSDLERSARQLGMEASVRFTGFVSEEEKVRLLQEVWFLVNPSSVEGWGLTVIEANACGTPVIASDVPGLRDAVKDGETGILYPYGNIEVLAEQMIHLAGDSRLRNALAKGAQDWAGTFDWQRVAEQTVALLLRQARREN from the coding sequence ATGAAGATCCTGATCTTTAACTGGCAGGACATCAGGAACCCCCTCGCGGGCGGCGCCGAAGTCCACCTCCATGAAATATTTTCGCGTGTGGCCGGGATGGGCCACGAGGTGACCCTGTTCTGTTCTTCGTTCGAAGGAGCCCCAAAGGAGGAGACCATCGGCGGGATCAGGGTCGTGCGGGAAGGCGGCCGTTACCTCTTCAATTTTCTCGTTCCGCTCCGGTACCGGCAACGGTTCCGGCGCGAGGGATACGATGTGGTCATTGACGACCTGAACAAGATCCCGTTCCTCACCCCGCTCTATGTCCGCGAGCCGCTCGCCCTCATCGTTCACCATCTGTTCGACACCGTGATCTTCCGCGAAGCGATTTTTCCGCTTGCCCTCTATGTCTACCTCGCGGAACGGGCGGGGGTCGCGCTCTACAGGCGCAGCCGCATTCCCGTCTTTGCGGTCTCGCCGAGCACGAAGGAGGTGCTGCTGAACCGGGGGTTCGGCGCGTCGGGCCTCGAGATCGTTCCCAATTGCGTCGATCACGGGCGCTTTCGCCCCACCGGAGTGCAGAGGAGCGGGACCCCGCTCATCGGCTACATGGGGCGGTTGAAAAAGTACAAATCGGTCGATCATCTCCTCCGCGCGTTCGCGATTCTGCTCCGGGGCATGCCCGATGCGAAGCTGGTCGTCATCGGCGAGGGAGACGATCGGAGCGATCTCGAGCGAAGCGCGAGGCAGCTCGGCATGGAGGCGTCGGTCCGGTTCACCGGTTTTGTGAGCGAAGAGGAGAAGGTGCGGCTTCTGCAGGAGGTCTGGTTTCTGGTGAATCCGTCCTCGGTGGAGGGATGGGGCCTCACGGTGATCGAAGCGAATGCCTGCGGGACTCCCGTCATCGCCAGCGACGTTCCGGGCCTCCGGGACGCCGTCAAGGACGGAGAAACCGGTATCCTCTATCCGTACGGAAATATCGAGGTGCTCGCGGAACAGATGATCCACCTCGCCGGAGATTCCCGGCTGAGGAACGCTCTCGCGAAGGGGGCGCAGGACTGGGCGGGAACGTTCGACTGGCAACGTGTCGCGGAGCAGACGGTTGCGCTCCTCCTCCGGCAAGCCCGCAGGGAGAACTGA
- a CDS encoding SRPBCC family protein, whose translation MKAMEMKSAGKRAPEEKATPLKTTTIRQKEFIPAKPVEIYDAFLNEQRHTAFTGARATCDRRVGGKFTAWDGYISGRNLKLENGRRIVQEWKTTEWPSGCRPSLIEFTFRPKGEGTVVTMVQKDVPTVQAGNYRKGWTDYYWMPLKKYFGGR comes from the coding sequence ATGAAGGCTATGGAGATGAAATCGGCAGGGAAGAGAGCACCCGAGGAGAAAGCGACCCCCCTCAAGACCACAACCATCAGGCAGAAGGAATTCATTCCCGCAAAACCCGTGGAGATCTACGACGCGTTTCTCAATGAGCAGAGGCATACCGCGTTTACGGGCGCCAGGGCGACGTGCGACCGCAGGGTCGGAGGCAAATTTACGGCCTGGGACGGCTACATTTCCGGAAGGAACCTCAAGCTCGAGAACGGCAGAAGGATCGTGCAGGAGTGGAAGACGACAGAGTGGCCGTCGGGATGCAGGCCATCCCTGATCGAGTTTACCTTCAGGCCGAAGGGCGAGGGTACCGTCGTCACGATGGTTCAAAAGGACGTTCCAACCGTACAGGCCGGCAATTACAGGAAGGGATGGACTGATTATTACTGGATGCCGCTGAAGAAGTACTTCGGCGGAAGATGA
- a CDS encoding DoxX family protein: MKYLVLLGRILYSSIFVMSAFGHFSSQTIGYAASVGVPFASIAVPLSGVMAILGGLSVAFGFKAKYGAVVLALFLIPVTFMMHNFWAVPDPMMARMQQAMFFKNFAMLGSAFLISYFGSGPLSLDSVLSARRVHITRTKHPVTA; the protein is encoded by the coding sequence ATGAAGTACCTCGTGTTGCTGGGAAGAATCCTCTATTCGTCGATCTTCGTGATGTCGGCCTTTGGCCATTTTTCCAGTCAGACGATCGGCTATGCCGCCTCGGTGGGCGTTCCCTTCGCCTCGATCGCGGTTCCTCTTTCCGGGGTCATGGCGATCCTGGGAGGGTTGAGCGTCGCGTTCGGATTCAAGGCGAAGTACGGAGCCGTGGTTCTGGCGCTGTTCCTCATCCCCGTAACGTTCATGATGCACAATTTCTGGGCCGTTCCGGATCCGATGATGGCGCGCATGCAGCAGGCGATGTTCTTTAAGAACTTTGCGATGCTCGGCAGCGCGTTTCTCATCTCGTATTTTGGTTCAGGCCCGTTGAGCCTCGACTCGGTGCTGAGCGCCCGCAGGGTGCACATCACGCGCACAAAACATCCGGTGACGGCATGA
- a CDS encoding flippase: protein MKQHTGNALSIVLSDIGRRGFGFLTFAYLARKLGPSDFGAINVGFTVLSYAAMTAAGGLTVFGTRAVARGEGAALAGPVAGARLLNSLALLAIVGCIMFAVPNAATAALILLFCLSLIPNALNLDWYFQGKEEMASIGAARTLSAATYFILVVALVRTPADLLLVAVAAVLGDSAAAAYLGVSFRRRFPAEPARPAFSGWKTLVLKSFPLGLGSLLAHLSVNLPPLVLGILMTNADAGIYSAAGKLVTFLLVVDRVVSTLLLPASARSFGQSPEALSRILNRSLKWMILIALPLCAGGSLLASRIIGLIFGDRFIASGGVFSVLVWFFLATLLHTVYTTGLIASGQEKLYGRIMMISAGIYLLLTVGLTFLYGPVGSAAAVVCSEAIAVVIMARRLAPFVRVGFPPSAAKALIATAGMALVLVLLPSVSLWLLIASAAAAYAALLVATGAIRRDDLAELRGSV, encoded by the coding sequence ATGAAGCAGCACACCGGAAACGCTCTCTCGATCGTCCTGAGCGACATCGGTCGCAGGGGTTTCGGTTTCCTGACATTTGCGTACCTCGCGCGGAAGCTCGGTCCCTCGGACTTCGGCGCGATCAACGTGGGGTTCACCGTCCTTTCGTACGCCGCCATGACGGCCGCGGGGGGCCTCACCGTGTTCGGCACGCGGGCTGTCGCGCGGGGCGAAGGCGCGGCGCTTGCCGGCCCCGTGGCCGGAGCGCGGCTCCTGAACTCGCTCGCCCTCCTTGCAATCGTCGGCTGCATCATGTTCGCTGTCCCGAACGCCGCGACCGCCGCATTGATTCTTCTCTTTTGCCTCTCGCTGATTCCCAATGCGCTGAATCTCGACTGGTATTTCCAGGGGAAGGAGGAGATGGCCTCCATCGGAGCCGCCCGCACCCTGTCGGCCGCCACCTATTTCATCCTCGTGGTGGCGCTCGTCCGGACGCCCGCCGACCTTTTGCTGGTGGCGGTCGCGGCGGTGCTGGGAGACTCGGCCGCGGCGGCCTACCTTGGGGTGAGTTTCCGGAGGCGATTTCCGGCCGAGCCGGCAAGGCCCGCCTTCTCCGGGTGGAAAACCCTCGTGTTGAAGTCCTTTCCGCTCGGATTGGGCTCCCTTCTGGCTCACCTGAGCGTGAATCTCCCTCCGCTTGTTCTCGGCATCCTGATGACGAACGCCGACGCGGGGATCTACAGCGCCGCGGGGAAGCTTGTGACATTCCTTCTCGTGGTCGATCGCGTCGTTTCCACGCTCCTCCTCCCGGCCTCGGCCCGGTCGTTCGGCCAATCTCCGGAGGCGCTCTCGCGGATACTGAACCGTTCCCTCAAGTGGATGATCCTCATCGCGCTCCCGCTCTGCGCGGGGGGATCGTTGCTCGCCAGCCGGATTATCGGGCTTATTTTCGGCGACCGGTTCATCGCCTCGGGGGGAGTGTTCAGCGTTCTCGTCTGGTTCTTTCTCGCCACCCTTCTTCATACCGTTTACACGACGGGATTGATCGCCTCCGGGCAGGAAAAGCTGTACGGCAGGATCATGATGATCAGCGCCGGGATCTACCTTCTTCTGACGGTCGGGCTTACGTTCCTCTACGGGCCGGTTGGTTCGGCAGCCGCGGTCGTTTGCTCCGAGGCCATCGCGGTCGTCATCATGGCGAGGCGGCTCGCGCCGTTCGTGCGCGTCGGGTTTCCTCCATCGGCGGCAAAGGCGCTCATCGCCACTGCGGGGATGGCCCTGGTCCTCGTTCTGCTTCCATCCGTCTCTCTCTGGCTTTTGATCGCTTCGGCGGCGGCGGCCTACGCGGCGCTCCTTGTCGCCACCGGAGCGATCCGGCGCGACGATCTTGCGGAATTGCGGGGGTCGGTCTGA
- a CDS encoding glycosyltransferase family 4 protein encodes MADRQNLTVLFISAFHTPFIQDDIDLLERHFTVRKKIGHGLGAALSIAVGAFGSDVVFCWFASVYAFIGVAFGKLFGMKSVVVVGGVDVAGDEELKYGLWLSPWRGRLVRFALRGASRVLVVDPSLKDDAIRLAAYDGGNIRYLPTGYNPMAWKPAGEKEPEVLTVAVVNERSRLKVKGIDSLVEAARRLPGMTFTVIGVDERFWRTLQPPLNMRFLPIMARSELLPYYQRSKVYCQPSLREGLPNTLCEAMLCGCLPVGSDTGGIRTAVGETGILVPPGEIESLVEALQKAIGAASDAGLRARARIVAMFPREKRDAELLTLLDSFAQ; translated from the coding sequence GTGGCAGACCGCCAGAACCTGACAGTCCTTTTTATCTCGGCGTTCCACACTCCGTTCATCCAGGACGATATCGATCTCCTCGAACGGCATTTCACCGTCCGGAAGAAGATCGGGCACGGGCTCGGAGCCGCGCTGAGCATCGCGGTGGGAGCGTTCGGAAGCGACGTTGTTTTTTGCTGGTTCGCTTCGGTCTATGCGTTCATCGGCGTGGCCTTCGGGAAGTTGTTCGGGATGAAATCGGTCGTCGTCGTCGGGGGCGTGGATGTCGCCGGAGACGAGGAGTTGAAGTACGGCCTCTGGTTGAGTCCATGGAGGGGGCGGCTCGTCCGGTTTGCGCTTCGCGGCGCATCCCGCGTCCTGGTCGTCGACCCGAGCCTGAAGGACGACGCGATCCGGCTTGCCGCCTATGACGGCGGGAACATCCGGTACCTTCCGACGGGCTACAATCCGATGGCGTGGAAACCGGCGGGTGAGAAGGAGCCGGAGGTTTTGACCGTGGCGGTCGTGAACGAGCGGAGCCGCCTGAAGGTAAAGGGGATCGATTCGCTGGTGGAGGCCGCCCGCCGGCTGCCCGGAATGACGTTCACCGTGATCGGAGTCGACGAGCGCTTCTGGCGGACACTCCAGCCTCCCCTCAACATGCGCTTTCTCCCGATCATGGCGAGGTCCGAGCTTCTCCCGTACTATCAGCGCTCGAAGGTCTACTGCCAGCCCTCCTTGAGGGAGGGGTTGCCGAACACCCTTTGCGAGGCGATGCTCTGCGGCTGCCTGCCGGTCGGCTCGGACACCGGCGGGATCAGGACCGCCGTGGGAGAGACCGGAATCCTTGTTCCGCCGGGGGAGATCGAATCGCTTGTCGAAGCGCTGCAGAAGGCGATCGGCGCCGCAAGCGATGCGGGCCTCCGGGCGCGGGCGCGGATCGTGGCGATGTTTCCGCGGGAAAAGCGGGACGCCGAATTGCTCACGTTGCTCGATTCGTTCGCGCAATGA
- the trxA gene encoding thioredoxin: MNPETGVKPRSITDAEFRQEVLEADRPVLVDFWAEWCGPCKMIAPAVDEIALEYDGKLKVTKMDVDANPRTAMEFGIRSIPTLLVFKGGKIVEQIVGAVPKRHLMEKITPHLN, translated from the coding sequence ATGAATCCGGAAACAGGCGTGAAACCGAGATCGATAACCGACGCAGAATTCAGGCAGGAAGTCCTGGAAGCCGACCGGCCGGTGCTGGTCGACTTCTGGGCCGAATGGTGCGGCCCGTGCAAGATGATTGCGCCCGCCGTCGACGAGATCGCACTCGAGTACGACGGGAAATTGAAAGTGACGAAAATGGATGTCGATGCGAACCCTCGCACGGCGATGGAATTCGGCATCCGGAGTATCCCGACTCTCCTGGTCTTCAAGGGGGGAAAGATCGTCGAGCAGATCGTCGGCGCCGTGCCGAAACGGCATCTGATGGAGAAGATAACGCCGCACCTCAATTGA
- a CDS encoding polysaccharide deacetylase family protein gives MRIHVGILGADPGWRILLRQEGIPHSPLTGSASAAEISAMAVSGGIGPEDLEIVRSFLAGGGAVLCPGSVFGPLSGGRTKRSFIRHLLGDESGRVFNPELTDLFTEGEIPVNANSLPGSGAPSGYVGEFGGGHLVVLPFDPAALANDRRVATKSFYAVNRRLPFERVSLVSKGGLLRIVSRALTILHHRRGLPYVHRWYYPSDRQSLFAFRIDTDYAARPEVEALRDLARGSKIPLTWFVDVGSQKEFLSLFGEMAGDENGDEVGVHCFHHRTYSEPAAHAENIRKAVRAFESAGLRARSYAAPYGLWSERLAEAVEQFKFVYSSEFSYDYDDLPSVPHLPAGFISTLQVPVHPISIGSLRRQGFREEEMTAYYRALIDRKIQAREPVFLYHHPKNAHPRVLEKVFEMIHERSLQAVRMIDFASWWMRRGSDECQISIDGSSVRVGGEAAADSQVPWLHIIRPDGMEAFTEPGSGVELDSLDWKAPPAWPPLPSDIGRTRRFNPWIPVIRTQDKITSLFKT, from the coding sequence ATGCGGATCCATGTCGGCATTCTCGGCGCAGATCCCGGCTGGCGGATACTTCTCAGGCAGGAGGGAATACCTCATTCTCCGCTTACCGGCAGCGCTTCAGCCGCCGAAATCAGCGCCATGGCCGTTTCGGGCGGGATTGGACCGGAGGATCTTGAAATCGTCCGGTCGTTTCTTGCAGGGGGAGGCGCGGTGCTCTGTCCGGGAAGCGTGTTTGGCCCGCTCTCCGGGGGCAGGACGAAGAGGTCCTTCATCCGGCATCTGCTCGGGGACGAGAGCGGCAGGGTTTTTAACCCCGAGCTGACCGACCTTTTTACGGAAGGCGAGATTCCGGTGAACGCCAACTCCCTGCCCGGATCCGGAGCGCCCTCCGGCTACGTCGGGGAATTCGGAGGAGGGCACCTTGTGGTCCTTCCGTTCGATCCGGCCGCTCTTGCGAATGACCGGAGGGTGGCGACCAAATCGTTTTATGCGGTGAACCGGCGCCTCCCGTTCGAGCGGGTGTCGCTCGTCTCAAAAGGGGGGCTTCTGAGGATCGTCTCCAGGGCTCTGACGATCCTCCACCACCGGCGTGGTTTACCCTACGTTCATCGGTGGTATTATCCCTCCGATCGGCAATCTCTGTTCGCCTTCCGGATCGACACCGATTATGCGGCCCGGCCGGAAGTCGAAGCCCTCCGAGACCTTGCCCGCGGCTCGAAGATCCCTCTCACCTGGTTCGTCGACGTGGGGAGTCAAAAGGAATTCCTTTCGTTGTTCGGTGAAATGGCCGGAGACGAGAATGGAGACGAGGTGGGGGTCCATTGTTTTCACCACCGCACCTATTCCGAACCCGCGGCCCACGCAGAGAATATTCGGAAGGCCGTCCGGGCATTTGAATCGGCGGGTTTGCGCGCCCGGAGCTACGCGGCGCCCTATGGCCTCTGGAGCGAGCGCCTGGCAGAAGCGGTCGAACAATTCAAGTTTGTCTACTCTTCGGAATTTTCGTACGATTATGACGATCTCCCGTCGGTTCCTCACCTCCCGGCGGGGTTCATTTCCACATTGCAGGTCCCGGTTCATCCGATCAGCATCGGAAGCCTTCGGCGCCAGGGGTTCCGCGAAGAGGAGATGACGGCATACTATCGCGCTCTCATCGATCGCAAGATTCAGGCACGGGAGCCGGTCTTCCTCTATCATCATCCGAAGAACGCGCACCCCCGGGTTCTTGAGAAGGTGTTTGAGATGATACACGAGCGGTCTCTCCAAGCGGTCCGGATGATCGATTTCGCATCGTGGTGGATGCGCAGGGGCTCGGACGAGTGCCAGATTTCAATTGACGGATCATCGGTCCGGGTTGGGGGAGAGGCGGCCGCAGACTCACAGGTTCCGTGGTTACACATCATCCGTCCGGACGGGATGGAGGCTTTCACAGAGCCGGGGTCCGGCGTGGAGCTCGACTCGTTGGACTGGAAAGCGCCCCCCGCCTGGCCGCCGCTTCCCTCGGACATCGGACGCACGAGGCGATTCAACCCGTGGATACCGGTTATTCGTACACAGGATAAGATTACGAGTCTCTTCAAAACATGA